AGGCTAGAAATTCTGTTTGAACCGGAACCAAAATTCGGCTACAGGCAGCTAGAGCATTCACCATCAAAACACCAAGCACTGGCGGACAATCAATTAATACATAATCAAATTCGTCCTGAATACTTAGCAAAGCTTTACGAAGAACCAACCCCATACCGCCTTTTGTGCCCATCTGTCTATCAAGTGTAGCCAGAGCCATAGTGGCGGGCAAAATAAACAAAGAATCGAGCTTGGTAGGGCATAGGCAATCCAGAACTTTGTCTTTAGTTAATGAATCACCCGATAAAAAGACATCATATACACTACTGGATAGTTCTTCTGAATCAATACCGAAATAATAGCTGAGTGATGCGTGAGGATCAGTATCCACAAGCAATACGCGCTTACCTCTTTGCGCCAACAGGCCACCCAAAGTTACCGTGGTAGTGGTTTTACCAACTCCCCCTTTTTGGTTAGCAACCGCCCAAATGATCACAAATTTGCCTTCTACCTTAAATTAAGAATATTATTCCGAGATATTACATCTCTCTTTTAATGGAATCAGCCATTTCAGACAAGGCTATGCTACGCTCAGCAATATTAGCCTTGGCGACAGCTTGGGGCATCCCATAAACCACACAGGATTGCTCATCTTGAGCCCAAATCCTGGCTCCTTTATCCTTCAATTTTCGACACCCTTCTCGTCCATCAGCCCCCATTCCAGTCAGTATAATACCCAAGACATCTCCACCATAAACATCCGCTAAAGAATCGAAAGTCAGGTCAACGCTGGGTTTGTACGTCATACTATCATGGATGTTGGAATCCGTAATGCTGATTCTGGGATTGGAAGGCGTCCCTTTTACCAACATCTGTTTTCCTCCAGGAGCAAGATAAGCAACCCCCGGGCGTAATACATCACCATCAGCAGCTTCTTTCACTTTAATCTGACACATTTGGTTCAAACGCTCAGCAAATGCCGATGTGAACGTACCCGGCATGTGTTGCACTAATATAATAGGATATGAAAAAGTCGCAGGAATTTCAGTCAAAATAGTTTGTAAGGCAACTGGGCCACCCGTCGATGTACCAATCGCTAACAGCTGATAACGCTTATGGCGGCTGGAAAAAATATCTCGTCCTGTATCAGCCAAACTGTCAGAACGAATGAATGTTCGGGTTGCCTTGGTCTTGCCCGGAGTAAATGCCAACTCGGGCGCTCGCCTGAATCGACCAATAGTACCTTTGCGTAAACCTAAAGCTCTGACACGCGATTGCAGCAGTTCAATAACTTCTTTACGGTCTCGGGCAATGTCCTCAAACTTTTTAGGCAGAAAGTCCAAAGCTCCAGCTTCAAGTGCATCTAACGTAGCTTGAGCACCTTCGTAGGTCAGCGAGGAAAACATAATGATGGGAACCGGATGTTGATTCATTATTTCCTTAACAGCCGTAATTCCATCCATTATCGGCATTTCAACATCCATAGTAATGACGTCAGGATCAAGCTCCCGCACCATCTGAACGGCTTCTTGACCGTTTTTAGCTTCACCGACAACTTCTAACTTTGGATCCTGCTCCAAAATCTCTCGAACTCGTCTTCGAAAGAAAGTGGAATCATCAACGACCAACACCTTATAAGGCATTATACAAATCTCTTATTTTTCAAAAGGTACTCGCAACAATGTGAGTATCTGAATAATTCATTTTAAGGGAAACACGGGAATAATCTTTCAATCCGGCTAGTCCCAACTGCGAATTTGACATCAGCCAACTGTGAGCTCTTATACAAGATTTAGAGATAACCCTATCTCAAGTGTAGTCAACTAAACTCAAAGGAAACAATTTAAATTGAAGATAGCAATTCAGCTTCGAATGAAACCAAAAATGAGTTCCTACAGTTCCCTTGCTGTTTAGCGACATCATTCACAGTCCTGACTGCAACTACTTGGAACCATTAAGAAAATAGCTCCCTGAACCATACGTATTTCCCGACAAATTCATGCCGGGAAATGCGAGGTATGTAAACCAACAAGCCTTATTTCAGGGCTTTTTTAGCGTACCTTTTCAATAAGCTTGGTATATCCAATATCAAAGCAATTCCACCGTCACTGGTAATTGTCGCACCAG
Above is a window of Paraneptunicella aestuarii DNA encoding:
- a CDS encoding protein-glutamate methylesterase/protein-glutamine glutaminase, translated to MPYKVLVVDDSTFFRRRVREILEQDPKLEVVGEAKNGQEAVQMVRELDPDVITMDVEMPIMDGITAVKEIMNQHPVPIIMFSSLTYEGAQATLDALEAGALDFLPKKFEDIARDRKEVIELLQSRVRALGLRKGTIGRFRRAPELAFTPGKTKATRTFIRSDSLADTGRDIFSSRHKRYQLLAIGTSTGGPVALQTILTEIPATFSYPIILVQHMPGTFTSAFAERLNQMCQIKVKEAADGDVLRPGVAYLAPGGKQMLVKGTPSNPRISITDSNIHDSMTYKPSVDLTFDSLADVYGGDVLGIILTGMGADGREGCRKLKDKGARIWAQDEQSCVVYGMPQAVAKANIAERSIALSEMADSIKREM
- a CDS encoding ParA family protein; the protein is MIIWAVANQKGGVGKTTTTVTLGGLLAQRGKRVLLVDTDPHASLSYYFGIDSEELSSSVYDVFLSGDSLTKDKVLDCLCPTKLDSLFILPATMALATLDRQMGTKGGMGLVLRKALLSIQDEFDYVLIDCPPVLGVLMVNALAACSRILVPVQTEFLALKGLDRMMHTLVIMEKSQNKKFNYTIVPTMFDKRTKAALDAYKKLRTSYGKSVWSSVIPVDTRFRDASQAQTPPSVFAPRSRGVFAYNSLLNYIQSLEPSL